The following coding sequences lie in one Treponema sp. OMZ 790 genomic window:
- the rplS gene encoding 50S ribosomal protein L19 gives MSDLIMKIEAQQKAENPPVFRVGDTVKVHFKIVEGKTERIQVYEGLVICFKNSGIGRTFTVRKNSYGVGVERVFPLHSPRIAKVEVVRPGKVRRAKLYYIRDKVGKAAKIKTLITKKNS, from the coding sequence ATGAGTGATCTTATTATGAAAATTGAAGCTCAGCAAAAGGCTGAAAACCCTCCCGTTTTCCGCGTAGGAGATACGGTTAAAGTTCACTTTAAAATCGTTGAAGGAAAGACCGAGCGAATTCAGGTTTATGAAGGCTTGGTAATCTGTTTTAAAAATTCCGGAATCGGAAGAACATTCACTGTACGAAAAAATTCTTATGGTGTAGGCGTTGAACGCGTTTTCCCTCTTCATTCACCTCGAATTGCCAAGGTTGAAGTGGTACGCCCCGGAAAGGTACGCCGAGCCAAGCTTTACTATATCAGAGACAAGGTAGGTAAGGCCGCTAAGATTAAGACCCTTATCACCAAAAAGAACTCATAG
- the trmD gene encoding tRNA (guanosine(37)-N1)-methyltransferase TrmD, translating to MRFDVLTLFPEIPEAFFKTSIMAKAVEKGIISCNLVNIRDFAFDKHRSCDDIVYGGGAGMLLLPEPLSLALDSVNASSKRVIYVTPSGKPFNQELAKELSLEEELVFVCGRYEGIDQRIIDEYVDDEISVGDYVMSSGELAALVIIDAVYRLIDGVISGESLEEESFSGFLLEYPQYTRPRNFKGREVPEVLLSGHHLNIHKWRLKKRIEKTLKNRPELIEKARNCGTWTKEAEKIFKEFENE from the coding sequence ATGAGATTCGATGTGCTGACCTTATTCCCCGAAATACCCGAAGCTTTTTTTAAAACTTCGATTATGGCTAAGGCTGTAGAAAAGGGAATTATTAGCTGCAACTTGGTGAACATCAGAGACTTTGCCTTTGACAAGCACCGCTCATGCGATGATATCGTTTACGGCGGGGGAGCCGGAATGTTGCTCTTACCGGAACCCTTAAGCCTCGCATTGGATTCGGTTAATGCTTCTTCTAAAAGAGTAATCTATGTTACTCCTTCCGGGAAGCCCTTTAACCAAGAGCTTGCAAAAGAGCTTTCTTTAGAAGAAGAGCTCGTCTTTGTCTGCGGAAGATACGAAGGCATAGATCAGAGAATTATCGACGAATATGTCGATGATGAAATCTCGGTCGGCGACTACGTGATGTCCTCAGGCGAGCTTGCAGCCCTGGTGATAATCGATGCGGTTTACCGCCTGATAGACGGAGTTATCTCCGGTGAGTCGCTTGAAGAGGAAAGTTTTTCGGGATTTTTGCTTGAGTATCCGCAATATACAAGACCAAGAAATTTTAAGGGAAGAGAGGTTCCCGAAGTGCTCCTTTCAGGACACCACCTAAACATCCATAAGTGGAGGCTGAAAAAGCGTATCGAAAAGACGCTTAAAAACCGGCCCGAACTTATCGAAAAAGCAAGAAATTGCGGAACGTGGACAAAGGAAGCAGAAAAAATATTTAAGGAGTTTGAAAATGAGTGA
- the rimM gene encoding ribosome maturation factor RimM (Essential for efficient processing of 16S rRNA), whose translation MDLLATGRIRGTFGVEGFVKVESFSGEYGHFLGFDRVFLSIPQEKLREQKYKDGWFEIEEVNLRKADALIKFKGIDSPEAAKSLTGSELFIPRDKAAPLEEGEVYVHDLCNCDLVCEGTLVGKITSVAEGGGGYLLEIAGKTSEAAAESSFYVPFNKEFIGKIDLKAKTVELMHRWILE comes from the coding sequence ATGGATTTGCTGGCAACAGGACGAATCCGCGGTACCTTCGGGGTCGAAGGATTTGTAAAAGTTGAAAGTTTTTCCGGGGAATACGGGCATTTTTTAGGATTTGACAGAGTTTTTTTAAGTATCCCGCAGGAAAAATTAAGAGAGCAAAAGTATAAAGACGGCTGGTTTGAAATTGAAGAAGTTAATTTAAGAAAGGCCGATGCTCTCATAAAATTTAAGGGGATAGACAGCCCCGAAGCCGCCAAGAGCTTGACGGGTTCGGAATTGTTTATTCCTAGGGACAAGGCCGCCCCCCTTGAGGAGGGTGAAGTTTATGTCCATGATCTTTGTAATTGTGATCTTGTATGCGAAGGAACTCTTGTTGGAAAAATAACAAGTGTAGCAGAAGGCGGAGGCGGTTACCTCTTAGAAATAGCCGGCAAAACCTCCGAGGCTGCTGCGGAATCGAGCTTTTATGTTCCCTTTAACAAGGAATTTATCGGAAAAATCGACTTAAAGGCTAAAACCGTGGAGCTCATGCACCGCTGGATTCTTGAATGA
- a CDS encoding KH domain-containing protein → MQKDLIEYIAKSLVDDPSAVTVSESENEKGTVIELKVASGDIGKVIGKQGRIAKSIRTLLSASAGKSGKRFSLEIVD, encoded by the coding sequence ATGCAAAAAGATTTAATAGAATACATTGCCAAATCCCTTGTTGACGATCCTTCCGCCGTAACGGTATCGGAAAGTGAAAACGAAAAGGGAACTGTCATCGAGCTTAAAGTAGCCTCCGGCGACATCGGCAAGGTAATCGGAAAGCAGGGAAGAATCGCAAAGTCGATCAGAACCTTGCTGAGCGCAAGTGCAGGAAAGTCGGGAAAGCGTTTTTCGCTTGAAATCGTAGACTAA
- the rpsP gene encoding 30S ribosomal protein S16 has translation MVKIRLKRLGTKKRPYYRIVVQDAREPRNGKTIDEVGIYHPIETAEKQISFDADKVRNWLGKGAQPTDTVRRLLNKKEFTL, from the coding sequence GTGGTAAAGATCAGACTTAAAAGACTCGGAACTAAAAAACGCCCTTATTATCGAATTGTTGTTCAGGATGCCAGAGAGCCCAGAAACGGCAAAACCATCGATGAAGTTGGCATTTATCATCCGATCGAAACGGCAGAAAAACAGATTTCTTTTGATGCCGATAAGGTTAGAAACTGGTTGGGAAAAGGCGCACAGCCAACCGACACGGTTAGACGCTTACTTAACAAAAAAGAATTCACTCTATAA
- the cobT gene encoding nicotinate-nucleotide--dimethylbenzimidazole phosphoribosyltransferase yields MNILENTLSSIKPVSEEEGKKAKLFWDSLAHPPGSLGELEEMTVRLAKIKGLDKLKIDKKITAVFCADNGVYAEKITSQPQITTFLLAEIMHSGKTGLGAVSKWAGSDIRVYDVGMIKTSERKDVINKKIKCGTENIAQGPAMSREDCIRMIETGIEAAFKIADEGFDIAGIGELGICNTTTTAAVLAGLCGADPELTVGRGASTTQAMYELKIKTVKKAIEINAPKKGDAVDCISKVGGFDIAAMCGCYIGLASRGLPAVIDGYISSLAALCAVSLNPLVRDYLFASHKSEEKGAKICTAELGLEPVLGMKMRLGEGSGCPLLFKMLEGAVFTMQNMGKFTETMIDGADLVDIRK; encoded by the coding sequence ATGAATATTTTAGAAAACACGCTGAGTTCGATTAAACCCGTTTCGGAAGAAGAGGGGAAGAAGGCTAAGCTGTTTTGGGACAGTCTTGCTCATCCGCCGGGCTCTTTGGGAGAGCTTGAAGAGATGACGGTCAGGCTTGCAAAAATCAAGGGCCTTGACAAGCTAAAAATCGATAAAAAAATAACGGCTGTTTTTTGTGCCGATAACGGGGTCTATGCGGAAAAAATTACCTCCCAGCCCCAGATTACCACCTTTCTGCTTGCCGAGATTATGCACTCCGGGAAGACGGGCTTAGGGGCCGTTTCAAAATGGGCAGGAAGTGATATCAGGGTTTACGATGTCGGGATGATAAAAACGAGTGAACGGAAAGATGTTATCAACAAAAAGATAAAATGCGGTACAGAAAATATAGCCCAAGGCCCTGCGATGAGCAGGGAAGACTGCATCCGTATGATTGAAACCGGAATAGAGGCTGCCTTTAAAATAGCAGATGAGGGCTTCGATATTGCCGGAATAGGAGAACTCGGAATTTGCAATACCACAACAACGGCTGCTGTGCTTGCAGGCCTTTGCGGGGCAGACCCTGAACTGACTGTCGGGCGCGGAGCTTCTACAACACAGGCGATGTATGAGCTGAAGATTAAGACCGTAAAGAAAGCTATCGAAATAAATGCTCCCAAAAAAGGGGATGCGGTAGACTGTATTTCGAAGGTCGGAGGCTTCGATATCGCGGCAATGTGCGGCTGCTACATAGGTCTTGCTTCCCGCGGACTTCCTGCCGTAATCGACGGTTATATTTCCAGCCTTGCAGCCCTCTGCGCCGTAAGCTTAAATCCTCTTGTAAGGGATTACCTTTTTGCTTCTCATAAATCGGAAGAAAAAGGGGCTAAAATATGCACGGCAGAGCTTGGTCTTGAGCCTGTGCTCGGCATGAAAATGAGGCTTGGCGAAGGAAGCGGCTGTCCCCTTCTATTTAAGATGCTTGAAGGGGCCGTTTTCACAATGCAAAATATGGGAAAATTTACCGAAACCATGATAGACGGGGCCGATTTGGTGGATATCAGGAAGTAG
- a CDS encoding HigA family addiction module antitoxin, whose product MSEFKTIINDKLLNIHPGEILKEEFLEPMDITAYSLAKAINIPQTRISEIIHGKRSITADTAIRFSKFFGTTAEFWLNLQNLYDLEEENKHFKEFETIRMYSYAKSV is encoded by the coding sequence ATGTCGGAATTCAAGACTATCATTAATGATAAATTACTGAATATTCATCCGGGAGAAATTTTAAAGGAAGAATTTTTAGAACCAATGGATATTACTGCATATAGTTTAGCAAAAGCAATAAATATTCCGCAAACGCGAATTTCAGAAATTATTCATGGTAAGCGCTCTATTACGGCTGATACGGCAATCAGATTTTCAAAGTTTTTTGGAACGACAGCGGAATTTTGGCTTAATCTTCAGAATCTTTATGATCTTGAAGAAGAAAATAAACATTTTAAGGAATTTGAAACGATAAGAATGTATTCTTATGCAAAATCGGTTTAA
- a CDS encoding pseudouridine synthase has protein sequence MEEIRLQVYLARCGVASRRASENLILNGRVTVDGKTVTELGTKVSGNEKICFDGKQIFPEVEKRYILLNKPEGYVCSLADEKDRPIAASLLKDTYTERLYNIGRLDMLSGGAIIFTNDGDFSARVEHPSSEIEKEYEVITVFEYPDEVLQKFLRGVRIEGVFYKALSAERLAKNKMRIVLIEGKNREIRRVLKFFNIKIKKLTRVRIGCVHLSDLPPGKHRPLTPEEIKGLLG, from the coding sequence ATGGAAGAAATAAGACTTCAAGTTTATTTAGCCCGCTGCGGAGTAGCTTCGCGTCGAGCCTCGGAAAACCTCATCCTAAACGGAAGGGTAACTGTAGACGGCAAAACCGTAACGGAGCTCGGCACAAAGGTTTCCGGTAATGAAAAAATCTGCTTTGACGGAAAACAAATTTTCCCTGAGGTCGAAAAAAGATATATTCTATTGAACAAGCCTGAAGGCTATGTTTGTTCCCTTGCCGATGAGAAGGATAGACCCATCGCGGCCTCCCTCTTAAAGGATACCTATACCGAAAGGCTTTACAATATCGGCCGCTTGGATATGCTTTCGGGAGGCGCCATCATCTTTACGAACGACGGAGATTTTTCTGCAAGGGTTGAGCACCCTTCTTCCGAAATCGAAAAAGAATATGAAGTGATAACAGTCTTTGAATACCCCGATGAGGTTCTCCAAAAATTTTTAAGGGGAGTGCGCATCGAAGGTGTTTTTTATAAGGCCCTTTCGGCTGAGCGCCTAGCCAAAAACAAGATGCGCATAGTTTTGATTGAAGGCAAAAACCGCGAAATCCGCCGCGTCTTAAAATTCTTTAATATCAAAATAAAAAAACTTACACGCGTCAGAATAGGCTGCGTACACCTATCAGATCTCCCCCCCGGCAAACACCGCCCTCTGACTCCGGAAGAAATTAAAGGATTGTTGGGGTAG
- the scpB gene encoding SMC-Scp complex subunit ScpB produces the protein MVQNYNLEKEISLIEAILYLEGDPLTDEALCKISGLSPEIVNDAIKALQEAYAAPQSGIELAKMMGGWVIMPKKELWEHLKDRYGKKNEGRLSRAAMETLSIIAYSQPVTRAEIEAIRGVSADNMIRLLVEKDLIKEVGKKDVPGKPSMFGTTKEFLKVFRLNSIADLPKLDETESERFELAR, from the coding sequence ATGGTTCAGAATTATAATTTGGAAAAAGAAATCTCATTGATTGAAGCCATTCTTTATCTGGAGGGCGACCCCTTAACCGATGAGGCTCTTTGTAAAATATCAGGCCTCTCGCCCGAAATCGTAAACGATGCAATCAAGGCCTTGCAGGAAGCCTATGCTGCGCCTCAAAGCGGAATCGAGCTTGCCAAGATGATGGGCGGCTGGGTTATAATGCCCAAAAAAGAATTGTGGGAACACTTAAAAGACCGCTACGGCAAAAAAAATGAAGGCCGCCTTTCCCGTGCCGCCATGGAAACTCTTTCTATAATCGCCTATTCACAGCCTGTAACAAGGGCCGAAATCGAAGCTATCCGCGGAGTTTCTGCAGACAACATGATCCGCCTCCTTGTTGAAAAAGACCTTATAAAAGAGGTCGGCAAAAAAGATGTTCCCGGCAAGCCCTCAATGTTCGGTACCACAAAAGAATTTTTAAAAGTATTCAGACTTAACAGTATTGCAGACCTTCCGAAACTGGATGAAACCGAAAGCGAAAGATTCGAGCTTGCCCGGTAA
- a CDS encoding ScpA family protein, with translation MSTQALSQMDAHEENYSNTEFKVQNFEGPLDLLLFLINKNEVNIYDIPIAEITEQYLEYLDYAIAPDLDNLVDFYSMAATLIYIKSRMLLPVEVSVDDEDIEDPRSELVDKLIEYQKYKKLSELMEEKESEAEWFFERKKIQHALPFGEEELWERVDTWDLLKTFSQLMSNYKAEHILDLYEEVSVNEKIALMNEFLETKGECMFTDLIVRKGNLMDVVCAFMAILEAVKFKMASIWQNRMFGDIKIRAWEQDNGSEL, from the coding sequence ATGAGTACACAAGCTTTAAGTCAGATGGACGCACATGAAGAGAATTATTCCAACACCGAATTTAAGGTACAAAACTTTGAAGGACCTTTAGACCTTCTTTTGTTTTTGATAAATAAAAATGAGGTAAACATTTACGATATTCCGATTGCCGAAATTACGGAGCAATATCTGGAATATTTGGATTATGCAATTGCACCCGATTTGGATAATCTTGTCGATTTTTATTCGATGGCAGCAACCCTAATTTATATAAAAAGCAGAATGCTTTTGCCGGTTGAAGTTTCCGTTGATGATGAAGACATCGAAGATCCGCGTTCCGAGCTGGTCGATAAGCTCATAGAGTATCAAAAATATAAAAAGCTTTCGGAGCTCATGGAAGAAAAAGAAAGTGAGGCGGAATGGTTTTTTGAAAGAAAAAAAATTCAGCACGCTCTGCCCTTCGGTGAAGAAGAACTTTGGGAGCGCGTAGATACTTGGGATCTTTTAAAGACCTTTTCTCAGCTCATGTCCAATTATAAGGCCGAACACATCTTGGACCTTTATGAAGAAGTTTCGGTAAACGAAAAGATTGCATTGATGAATGAGTTTTTGGAAACAAAGGGTGAATGCATGTTTACCGACTTGATTGTGCGTAAGGGAAATTTAATGGATGTGGTTTGTGCATTTATGGCTATTTTGGAAGCCGTTAAATTTAAGATGGCAAGTATTTGGCAAAACAGAATGTTCGGCGATATAAAGATACGAGCTTGGGAGCAGGATAATGGTTCAGAATTATAA
- the recA gene encoding recombinase RecA: protein MAKVKTETPAVTSPDDKLKALEAARLQIEKQFGQGSLMKLGNNSAIGNIETIPSGSILLDEALGIGGYPRGRIIEIFGPESSGKTTIALHAVAEAQKQGGIAAFIDAEHALDPQYAKALGVNIDELWVSQPDTGEQALEIAESLVRSGAVDIIVIDSVAALTPQAEIAGEMGDSHMGLQARLMSQALRKLTAIIGKSNCMIIFINQIRMKIGVMFGSPETTTGGNALKFYASVRLDVRKIETLGKGEDEAWGNKIRVKVVKNKVAPPFRKVEMEILFGKGVCPYGSLLDSAVKQEIIGKSGSWYSYGDDKIGQGRPNAVKFLEDNIEITKKIEKELREKLFPGRPFVSSFVEKTKEQKEAQEKAVEALKKEEDSREDALKGKKDEAEDGFEEKPAVSKPKKSEVVGLPADDSLF, encoded by the coding sequence GTGGCAAAAGTAAAGACTGAAACACCGGCGGTTACAAGTCCGGACGATAAGTTAAAGGCTCTGGAGGCCGCCCGTCTTCAAATTGAAAAACAATTCGGGCAGGGTTCCTTGATGAAGTTAGGTAATAATTCCGCTATCGGAAACATAGAGACAATTCCTTCAGGAAGTATCCTCTTGGATGAGGCTCTCGGTATCGGCGGTTATCCTCGCGGCAGAATTATCGAAATATTCGGCCCCGAATCTTCGGGTAAGACTACTATAGCTCTTCATGCCGTCGCCGAGGCGCAAAAGCAGGGAGGCATAGCCGCCTTTATCGACGCCGAGCATGCCCTCGATCCCCAATATGCTAAGGCCTTGGGTGTAAACATTGATGAACTTTGGGTATCTCAGCCCGATACGGGAGAACAAGCTCTCGAAATAGCCGAAAGCCTTGTCCGCTCAGGTGCCGTCGATATAATCGTAATTGACTCCGTAGCTGCCCTAACGCCTCAGGCAGAAATCGCCGGAGAAATGGGAGATTCTCACATGGGCTTACAAGCCCGATTGATGAGTCAAGCCTTGCGAAAGCTCACCGCCATTATCGGCAAGTCCAACTGTATGATAATCTTTATCAACCAAATCCGAATGAAGATAGGCGTTATGTTCGGAAGCCCCGAAACCACTACCGGAGGAAATGCTCTTAAATTTTATGCATCCGTCCGATTGGATGTACGAAAGATTGAAACTCTCGGCAAGGGAGAAGATGAAGCATGGGGAAATAAGATCCGCGTAAAGGTTGTAAAAAACAAGGTTGCTCCTCCTTTTAGAAAAGTCGAAATGGAAATCCTTTTCGGCAAGGGGGTTTGTCCCTATGGAAGCCTTTTGGATTCTGCCGTAAAACAAGAGATAATCGGAAAGAGCGGTTCTTGGTATTCTTACGGAGACGATAAGATCGGGCAGGGAAGGCCCAATGCCGTTAAATTCTTGGAAGATAATATAGAGATAACTAAAAAGATTGAAAAAGAATTGAGAGAAAAACTTTTCCCGGGCAGACCCTTTGTTTCAAGCTTTGTAGAAAAAACAAAGGAACAAAAGGAAGCACAAGAAAAGGCAGTAGAAGCTCTTAAAAAAGAAGAAGACTCAAGAGAAGATGCTTTGAAGGGAAAGAAGGATGAAGCGGAAGATGGTTTTGAAGAAAAACCTGCTGTTTCAAAACCGAAAAAATCTGAGGTTGTAGGTCTTCCGGCAGACGACAGTCTTTTTTAA
- a CDS encoding NADH:flavin oxidoreductase, which produces MSLLFSSFKIKNIELNTKLVMPPMASEKADEGGLVSQALCDYYDEKTKGSYVGLVITEHSYVSPEGKASVGQLSIADDSTIEGFKKLGDVLHKNGAKVIAQISHAGAAARHEITGYDALSSSCVKIPRKNSNYELPKEMTQNDIDKAVNDFVQAARRAKEAGFDGVEIHSAHGYLLNQFFSPIMNKRTDKYNGNSIEGRTRLHIEIIESIRKITGPDFLIAVRLGACDYVSGGSSLEDSVQACLLFKKAGVDLLDISGGFCGYTNPELEEEGWFRRITQAVKEKVDVPVILTGGIVTPEAAEKILQEGKTDLIGVGRALLKDSDWPKKAMKKLEERV; this is translated from the coding sequence ATGTCTTTATTGTTTTCAAGTTTTAAAATTAAGAATATAGAACTTAATACCAAGTTGGTGATGCCTCCTATGGCTTCCGAAAAGGCTGATGAAGGAGGCCTTGTCAGCCAAGCGCTTTGTGATTATTATGATGAAAAAACTAAAGGTTCCTATGTGGGACTTGTAATAACTGAACACAGTTATGTAAGCCCGGAAGGAAAGGCTAGTGTAGGGCAGCTTTCTATCGCAGATGATTCTACAATTGAAGGTTTTAAAAAACTTGGAGATGTTTTGCATAAAAACGGAGCAAAGGTTATCGCTCAGATTTCTCATGCAGGTGCTGCCGCAAGGCATGAAATCACAGGATACGATGCTTTAAGTTCCAGCTGTGTTAAAATTCCTCGTAAAAATTCGAACTATGAATTGCCTAAAGAGATGACTCAAAATGATATCGATAAGGCTGTAAACGATTTTGTTCAGGCTGCAAGGCGAGCAAAGGAAGCCGGCTTTGACGGTGTCGAAATACATTCGGCTCACGGCTATTTACTAAACCAGTTTTTTTCGCCCATTATGAATAAACGCACAGATAAGTATAACGGTAATTCTATTGAAGGCAGAACAAGACTTCATATAGAAATTATAGAATCGATCCGTAAAATAACCGGTCCCGATTTTTTAATTGCTGTCCGCTTGGGGGCCTGCGATTATGTTTCCGGAGGCAGTTCTCTTGAAGATTCAGTTCAAGCCTGCCTTCTTTTTAAAAAGGCCGGTGTCGATTTATTGGATATCTCGGGCGGTTTTTGCGGTTATACAAACCCCGAGCTTGAAGAAGAAGGCTGGTTCAGACGTATAACTCAGGCCGTAAAAGAAAAAGTAGATGTGCCCGTAATTCTTACCGGAGGTATTGTGACTCCCGAAGCTGCCGAAAAAATTTTGCAAGAAGGAAAAACCGATCTAATCGGTGTCGGCCGTGCACTGCTCAAAGATTCGGATTGGCCGAAAAAGGCAATGAAAAAACTGGAAGAAAGAGTTTAA
- a CDS encoding PUR family DNA/RNA-binding protein, with protein sequence MGIRGELFTTQVSAENRTYFFNVKENTKGDVFLQVVESKASEGLGFDRHAVVVFEDEMRPFLQGLDKCIEFIEKNRKEKAKAKAKKAADLKKPSAEKTGVKKIIKKKNR encoded by the coding sequence ATGGGAATTAGAGGTGAACTTTTTACGACTCAGGTTTCGGCAGAAAACCGAACCTATTTTTTTAATGTTAAAGAAAATACAAAAGGCGATGTTTTTTTACAGGTAGTGGAAAGCAAGGCTTCGGAAGGCCTTGGCTTTGACCGCCATGCAGTTGTAGTTTTTGAAGATGAAATGCGCCCCTTTTTACAGGGCCTTGATAAGTGTATAGAATTTATCGAAAAAAACAGAAAAGAGAAGGCGAAAGCTAAGGCGAAAAAAGCTGCCGATTTAAAAAAGCCTTCTGCAGAAAAAACCGGAGTAAAAAAAATAATAAAAAAGAAAAACCGCTGA
- a CDS encoding phosphoglucomutase: MILSASGWRKVFAESGKEEDKTSEIKYEDVILLCHAALAFTEFLNKNFPEIKTIVIGRDTRPTGPAIEEVFIKAVLSSSYELKVAGCTAAPEIMAYSKSVNAAFIYISASHNPIGHNGIKFGLNSGGVLDGEQAKILINMFKERIKAEDAENEALKILHDFNSNKLQEIKMQTVYIKKEALNAYYNYSKAVIANSADPKVQNVFFDKIKKAGIAAKKEGRPLVIVADFNGSARAASIDRQFFKDHEIELIGINEEPGNILHGILPEGANLDFCAKKMEYLHLDPNASPLDKNCFLGYMPDCDGDRGNIIYWNDELNKAVPLEAQEVFTLSVIAELTDSYYSKTGTKKTAVAVNGPTSLRVEEAAACLGVEVFRAEVGEANVVNLAAELREKKYNVRILGEGSNGGNITHPAKVRDPLNTIFAILKLLLIKTEFIKKGLFHIWCEKSKQMDKYRPDFTLTDILKTLPQYNTTPTGEQRALLKIGTQDHGILKRQYQKIFEEEWLKRKDELKEKFGIVSYRSFSNNGTKRIEDLQDFSVSGRGGLKIQFYNSNNEAVGFIWMRGSGTEPVFRIMADIKGFSIEDEKYLVEWQGEMVRRADLGA, translated from the coding sequence ATGATATTGTCGGCTTCAGGCTGGCGGAAGGTCTTTGCCGAATCGGGAAAAGAAGAAGATAAAACTTCCGAAATAAAATATGAAGACGTAATATTGTTATGCCATGCTGCCTTAGCTTTTACCGAATTTTTAAATAAAAATTTCCCTGAAATAAAAACTATAGTAATCGGGCGGGATACCCGGCCTACAGGTCCGGCTATAGAAGAGGTTTTTATTAAAGCTGTTCTTTCCTCTTCTTACGAATTAAAAGTTGCAGGATGTACTGCTGCTCCCGAGATAATGGCTTATTCAAAATCGGTCAATGCTGCATTTATTTATATTTCTGCAAGCCATAATCCGATAGGCCATAACGGTATTAAATTCGGATTGAACTCCGGGGGAGTTCTTGACGGTGAACAAGCTAAAATTTTAATTAACATGTTTAAAGAAAGAATTAAAGCCGAGGATGCTGAAAACGAGGCGCTGAAGATCTTGCATGATTTTAATTCGAATAAATTGCAAGAAATAAAAATGCAGACAGTATATATAAAAAAAGAAGCTTTAAATGCATACTATAATTATTCTAAGGCTGTAATTGCGAACTCTGCCGATCCCAAAGTGCAGAATGTTTTTTTTGATAAAATAAAAAAAGCCGGTATTGCCGCAAAAAAAGAAGGACGTCCTCTTGTGATTGTTGCAGATTTTAACGGAAGTGCTCGGGCAGCTTCTATCGATAGACAGTTTTTTAAAGATCATGAAATCGAGCTGATAGGCATAAATGAAGAACCGGGAAATATTTTACACGGAATATTACCTGAAGGTGCTAACTTAGATTTTTGTGCAAAAAAAATGGAGTATCTTCATTTGGATCCCAATGCAAGCCCCTTAGATAAAAATTGCTTTTTGGGTTACATGCCCGATTGTGACGGCGACAGAGGAAATATAATTTACTGGAATGACGAACTTAACAAAGCCGTTCCGCTTGAAGCGCAAGAAGTGTTTACTCTTTCCGTAATTGCAGAATTGACGGATTCCTATTATTCTAAAACGGGAACAAAAAAAACTGCTGTTGCCGTGAACGGTCCGACCTCTTTACGAGTTGAAGAAGCGGCAGCTTGTTTAGGTGTTGAAGTTTTTAGAGCTGAAGTAGGCGAGGCCAACGTTGTTAATTTGGCTGCCGAATTGCGCGAAAAAAAATATAATGTCCGCATTTTAGGTGAGGGTTCAAATGGCGGAAACATAACTCATCCTGCTAAGGTAAGAGACCCGTTAAATACTATTTTTGCAATTTTAAAATTACTTTTGATAAAAACGGAATTTATCAAAAAAGGCTTGTTTCATATTTGGTGCGAAAAATCAAAACAAATGGATAAATATAGGCCCGACTTTACATTGACTGATATTTTAAAAACTCTTCCGCAGTATAATACAACTCCTACCGGGGAACAAAGAGCTCTTTTAAAAATCGGCACACAAGATCATGGTATTTTAAAAAGGCAGTATCAAAAAATATTTGAAGAAGAATGGCTTAAAAGAAAGGATGAACTTAAAGAAAAATTCGGTATTGTAAGTTACCGCAGTTTTTCAAACAATGGAACGAAACGAATTGAAGATTTGCAGGATTTTTCCGTTTCGGGAAGAGGCGGACTTAAGATCCAGTTTTATAATTCAAATAATGAAGCCGTAGGATTTATATGGATGAGAGGTTCCGGTACCGAACCTGTATTCAGAATAATGGCGGATATAAAAGGTTTCTCGATCGAAGATGAAAAATATTTGGTCGAGTGGCAGGGTGAAATGGTAAGACGTGCCGATCTCGGTGCATAA